In uncultured Bacteroides sp., one genomic interval encodes:
- a CDS encoding LruC domain-containing protein gives MRISSFKILSALCLFILITSIYSCKEDYYDPYYKAPSPFIGVPDDFDWSTISSIKLTVNVNDEYNGQYYYIVEVFDDNPVFNSDATLLAKGVAKQTEAYTSEINFPQALQTIYIRQTAPNGLQIVQERTIDATDLSVNFAGKSSGSAVNTKAFSPRAAAPTYSGDRSNANVIDLKSTSQTLTSGKSYVITGGTYSGNIVFWGGQTTTLFVEGEWNVPSNQEAFQGGMEIVVLNGGKITFSNSSQTIYGYNNVNFFIMNGGAFNPEKKSININFTNSGGNIYNAGSFYLNVMQLNGGRFYNNSSTVNIAQFTQTGTIENHGVLTMGSIDASSGFVIDNYCNMSVTGDITTSGGTFVLHNSTILSCVNFDPKGTEINMEAYSLFDVTGTATFNSWSSVIYGPGNYNYGSYNSSDYALTRFKRIVCNGNKQVTFDGNVELECSSYKTNGKGIYLYSPANIVSYGNPSVLIPASECTGSGSYPKGTTPTEPTFPIEVPTNSKYTYAIEDLWPAYGDYDMNDLVVESQTSYTLNRLSSTTSVSSLTITAKVMAVGAFKKLGAAFQLDQIPASNVTSVSVDSDSPTNRLNGTVFTVASNGVETGQSKAVIPLFDEAHHFLNNSASERYNMLNTSEKGDYRTPKQVKITIYFKSGTVSSSDIATKYLNFFTVTDAKTEDRKEVHLVGYVPTDRAITSYFGGGSNNIPSNNDLSLNGVYYRGTDNLIWGLMIPGTFSYPSEYSSILKAYPKFKSWATSGGTTSQDWYSSSNADQTYIYTK, from the coding sequence ATGAGAATAAGTTCTTTTAAAATATTATCAGCTTTATGCTTGTTTATCCTAATTACATCTATATACAGCTGTAAAGAAGATTATTACGATCCTTATTATAAGGCTCCCTCTCCTTTTATTGGAGTTCCGGACGATTTCGACTGGTCAACTATCAGTTCTATAAAGCTAACCGTAAACGTAAATGATGAATATAATGGTCAATATTACTATATAGTTGAAGTTTTCGACGATAATCCCGTTTTCAATTCTGATGCAACTTTATTAGCCAAAGGTGTTGCAAAACAAACTGAAGCATATACCTCTGAAATTAATTTCCCGCAAGCGCTACAAACTATTTATATTCGCCAGACTGCTCCCAATGGGCTGCAAATAGTACAAGAAAGAACAATCGATGCTACAGATTTATCTGTAAACTTTGCAGGTAAATCTTCCGGTTCGGCTGTTAATACCAAGGCTTTCAGTCCACGCGCTGCAGCTCCAACTTATAGTGGAGACAGGAGTAATGCCAATGTTATCGATCTGAAATCTACTTCTCAAACATTAACATCCGGAAAATCGTATGTAATAACAGGTGGTACTTATTCCGGCAATATAGTTTTCTGGGGAGGACAAACAACCACGCTTTTTGTAGAAGGAGAATGGAATGTTCCTTCAAATCAGGAAGCTTTTCAAGGCGGAATGGAAATCGTGGTTTTAAATGGAGGTAAAATAACATTCAGCAATAGTAGTCAGACCATTTATGGATACAACAATGTAAACTTTTTCATTATGAATGGAGGAGCATTTAATCCTGAAAAGAAAAGTATTAATATCAATTTCACGAATTCCGGTGGTAATATATATAATGCCGGATCTTTCTATCTCAATGTAATGCAACTAAACGGAGGCAGGTTTTATAATAACAGTTCTACTGTCAATATTGCACAGTTTACGCAAACCGGAACCATTGAAAATCACGGAGTACTAACAATGGGCTCCATAGATGCTTCCAGCGGATTTGTAATTGATAACTATTGCAATATGTCCGTAACCGGAGATATTACAACTTCAGGTGGTACCTTTGTTTTGCACAACAGCACCATTCTGTCATGTGTAAACTTTGACCCTAAAGGCACAGAGATAAATATGGAGGCTTATTCACTCTTTGATGTAACAGGCACTGCTACCTTTAATTCCTGGTCAAGTGTTATTTATGGTCCGGGAAACTATAATTATGGTTCATATAATTCATCAGACTATGCATTAACCCGCTTCAAAAGAATTGTCTGCAACGGAAATAAACAAGTTACATTTGACGGGAATGTAGAGCTTGAATGTTCATCTTACAAAACAAATGGTAAAGGTATCTACCTTTACTCACCAGCCAATATTGTAAGTTACGGAAACCCTTCGGTCTTAATTCCCGCAAGTGAATGTACCGGTTCAGGAAGCTATCCTAAAGGAACCACTCCTACCGAACCTACTTTTCCAATAGAAGTACCAACAAACAGTAAATATACTTATGCAATAGAAGACCTTTGGCCTGCATACGGTGATTATGATATGAACGACCTTGTTGTAGAAAGTCAAACATCCTACACTTTAAACAGATTATCATCAACCACAAGCGTATCAAGCCTTACTATCACTGCAAAGGTTATGGCTGTAGGCGCATTTAAAAAGCTGGGGGCAGCCTTTCAGCTAGACCAGATTCCGGCAAGCAATGTAACCAGTGTTTCTGTAGATTCAGATTCACCAACTAACAGATTAAACGGAACTGTATTTACGGTTGCTTCCAATGGAGTTGAAACAGGTCAAAGCAAAGCTGTCATTCCACTTTTTGATGAAGCTCATCATTTTTTAAATAACAGTGCCAGTGAAAGATATAACATGCTTAACACATCAGAGAAAGGAGATTACAGAACACCTAAACAGGTAAAAATTACAATATACTTCAAAAGCGGCACAGTTAGTTCGTCTGATATAGCTACTAAATATCTGAATTTCTTTACCGTAACAGATGCTAAAACCGAAGATAGAAAGGAAGTTCACCTAGTAGGATACGTCCCTACAGACAGGGCTATTACAAGTTATTTCGGTGGAGGGTCCAACAATATCCCTTCCAATAACGACTTGTCATTAAATGGAGTTTACTACAGAGGAACTGATAATTTAATCTGGGGACTAATGATACCGGGAACATTTAGCTATCCTTCTGAATATAGCAGTATCCTGAAAGCATACCCAAAATTTAAGTCATGGGCAACATCGGGTGGCACTACCAGCCAGGATTGGTATAGTAGTTCAAATGCCGATCAAACATATATTTACACAAAATAA
- a CDS encoding response regulator, translating into MKKKILLIDDKESIAKVVSIYLSGEFDLVYFEHPVKAIAWLQEGNIPDLIISDIRMPEMRGDEFLHYIKANALFSSIPVIMLSSEESTSERIRLLEEGADDYILKPFNPMELKIRIKKIIKE; encoded by the coding sequence ATGAAAAAAAAGATATTATTAATTGACGACAAAGAGTCTATTGCAAAAGTTGTTTCCATCTATTTATCCGGTGAATTCGATCTTGTTTACTTTGAACATCCGGTCAAAGCCATTGCATGGTTACAGGAAGGAAACATCCCCGATCTAATTATTTCAGACATTAGAATGCCCGAAATGCGTGGAGACGAATTTTTACATTACATCAAAGCTAATGCATTATTCAGTTCAATTCCGGTAATTATGCTTTCCAGCGAAGAGAGCACATCAGAAAGAATCAGATTACTGGAAGAGGGTGCGGACGATTATATTTTGAAACCATTCAACCCCATGGAATTAAAGATCCGTATCAAAAAAATAATTAAAGAATAG
- a CDS encoding sugar transferase: protein MQQLVFIGTQTQTIAHFSQLSEGKIVITANCIEASKWLSQYNNEKPVVILFEKGRFKKDLADISYLHNKFYHTYIVLITDSLTKEESYRYLKSGICNTLSPNETKENFEHTLNFIYTRQHQFRNALRNQSSIKHFHMPLMKRLFDIAFSSLAILCLSPLLILTAIAIRLESEGPVVYKSKRVGSNYRIFDFLKFRSMYTNADKRLKEFNNLNQYNGEQDIADEEEVIQANESNDMDEIILVSDDYVIPEQEYIAQKSVEKKNSFVKFENDPRITKVGRFIRKYSIDELPQLINILKGDMSIVGNRPLPLYEAELLTSDEYIDRFMAPAGLTGLWQVEKRGDSGKMSAEERKQLDIQYAKNYSFAMDMKIILKTATAFVQKENV, encoded by the coding sequence ATGCAGCAACTAGTTTTTATAGGAACACAGACACAAACTATCGCACATTTTAGCCAGTTATCCGAAGGCAAAATAGTGATCACAGCAAATTGTATTGAAGCATCCAAATGGCTGTCTCAATATAATAATGAAAAGCCTGTGGTCATTCTTTTTGAAAAAGGACGTTTCAAAAAAGATCTGGCAGATATTTCTTACCTTCACAACAAGTTTTATCATACTTATATTGTTCTTATCACAGATTCTTTAACCAAAGAAGAAAGTTATAGGTATCTGAAAAGTGGTATTTGCAATACCCTGTCTCCTAATGAAACTAAAGAGAATTTTGAGCATACACTTAACTTCATTTATACCAGGCAACATCAATTTCGGAATGCCCTTCGAAATCAGAGCTCAATCAAACATTTCCACATGCCTTTAATGAAGCGACTCTTCGACATAGCATTTTCTAGTCTGGCAATACTATGTCTTTCACCGCTTCTTATCCTAACAGCTATTGCCATCCGCTTAGAAAGTGAAGGTCCTGTAGTTTATAAATCAAAACGAGTTGGAAGCAACTATCGAATATTCGATTTCCTGAAATTCCGCTCCATGTACACCAATGCAGATAAACGGCTGAAGGAGTTCAATAACTTGAATCAATATAATGGTGAACAGGATATTGCTGATGAGGAAGAAGTAATCCAGGCAAATGAATCAAACGATATGGATGAAATCATCCTGGTATCCGATGATTATGTAATCCCCGAGCAAGAGTATATCGCGCAGAAAAGTGTTGAAAAGAAAAATTCATTTGTAAAATTCGAAAACGACCCTCGAATAACCAAAGTAGGGCGTTTTATTCGCAAATATAGCATTGACGAGCTTCCGCAATTAATCAATATATTGAAAGGAGACATGTCCATTGTAGGTAACCGTCCCCTCCCACTCTATGAAGCAGAGCTGTTAACCAGCGATGAATATATAGACCGCTTCATGGCCCCGGCAGGACTCACCGGACTATGGCAGGTAGAAAAACGAGGCGACTCAGGAAAAATGTCGGCTGAAGAAAGAAAGCAATTAGATATTCAATATGCCAAAAATTACTCTTTTGCTATGGATATGAAAATTATTTTAAAAACAGCAACGGCATTTGTTCAAAAGGAAAACGTGTAA
- a CDS encoding TolC family protein has translation MRNKLLSILIFSCLCFALPLQAQESDISDMTPDDYAHLELPSLDVLFENAKNNPAIKIQDVNKEEEVNLLKKEKRSWLKYFYIGGAYNYGILGSLSTYSDSATPLYSQYSKNAQNSYHIGGGISIPIESLFDYKPNINRQKLRIKEIDLQKEKNMDDLKQQIIELYTSIISNINTLKIKAEYLAFTNAQYQIGENDFLNGKGDASSLSKQKEMQANAGSDYETTRAALNMSLLKLEILARTPILSKVKIK, from the coding sequence ATGAGAAACAAACTACTATCAATTCTTATTTTTTCTTGTTTATGTTTTGCGCTTCCATTGCAGGCGCAAGAAAGTGATATTTCTGATATGACTCCAGATGATTATGCTCATTTAGAACTACCTTCATTGGATGTTTTGTTTGAGAATGCAAAAAACAATCCAGCAATCAAAATCCAAGATGTAAATAAAGAGGAAGAAGTCAATTTGCTAAAGAAAGAAAAACGTAGTTGGTTGAAGTATTTTTATATTGGTGGTGCATACAATTACGGGATTCTTGGTAGCTTGTCTACGTACTCTGATTCAGCCACGCCGCTCTATTCACAATACAGTAAAAATGCACAGAACTCTTATCATATAGGTGGAGGCATTTCCATCCCAATTGAAAGTTTATTTGATTATAAGCCCAACATAAACAGACAAAAATTAAGGATCAAAGAAATTGATCTACAAAAAGAAAAAAACATGGATGATCTAAAACAACAAATTATAGAACTATACACATCCATTATCTCTAATATAAACACATTAAAAATAAAAGCAGAATATTTAGCATTTACCAACGCACAATATCAGATTGGAGAAAATGACTTTTTAAATGGAAAAGGAGATGCAAGCTCACTAAGCAAGCAAAAAGAAATGCAAGCAAATGCAGGGAGCGATTATGAAACAACACGTGCTGCATTAAATATGTCATTACTAAAATTGGAAATTTTAGCTAGAACTCCTATTCTAAGCAAAGTAAAAATTAAATAA
- a CDS encoding exopolysaccharide biosynthesis protein, whose amino-acid sequence MEYFLYISKFIYRLRWWLLTVPIFAAILAIYSTKHLGRTYNTNTTIYTGVISGYTVEATSGARIDFKQQSTTLDNILNIITSESTLKRVSLRLFAQNMMHGDPNNDNNYIQASTYRALLSITPKEVQRLIDKKDEKKTLAKLRAYEKPNSKNFVFGLFNWFHPDYSYSALLKKVKVNRIGDSDMIEINYSSGDPGIAYNTLKILNEEFTSQYQELRFGETNDVIKFYEEELSRLARILKISEDSLTEYNINKKIINYEEQTKQVTIINSEFETKYQDFLLDYNSSKTLVSELEKRMDNHIKSLRNNAEFINRLQNISKLTSKITDLETFNNESSISKNQNLNSYKNQLKKAENDFTIFAEQFSNLKFTKEGIASESIIEQWLEQILKMQKAAAQLNVMDSRKGLIDEQYLYYSPIGSTLKRKERSINFTEQNYLSMLNSLNAARLRQKNLQMTSATLKIMNPPVYPISAEANKRKSIVMAVFFGCILFILGFFLIIELLDRTLRDKVRTEKLTSCKVIGAFPENEIVRFKNFNKIRNLISIRYLSNTILCYLSNHQMNIINLISTENGDGKSYIGKQIEDYWISIGLNVKRLTWHEDFANDSREFLLAQSLNDFYTLEHKSDILIIEYPPLKECSIPIGLLNEANLNLVIARANRTWKFTDQLLLDQIKQIANAESPVVMYLNKAEREVVESFTGLLPPSNKIKKIFYRFSQLGLTASE is encoded by the coding sequence ATGGAATATTTTCTTTATATATCTAAATTTATATACCGTCTTCGTTGGTGGTTATTAACAGTCCCAATATTTGCAGCTATTTTAGCAATTTATTCAACAAAACATTTAGGTCGTACTTATAACACGAATACGACCATATATACAGGAGTCATCTCAGGCTATACTGTTGAAGCAACTAGCGGTGCCCGAATTGATTTTAAACAACAGAGTACAACCTTAGATAATATTCTTAATATTATCACTTCCGAAAGCACTCTCAAAAGAGTTTCTCTACGTCTTTTTGCTCAGAACATGATGCATGGTGATCCTAATAACGATAATAACTATATTCAGGCTTCTACCTACAGAGCATTATTAAGTATCACTCCTAAAGAGGTGCAAAGATTGATTGATAAAAAGGATGAAAAAAAAACCTTGGCCAAGCTTCGCGCATATGAAAAGCCAAATTCTAAGAACTTTGTTTTCGGCCTTTTTAATTGGTTTCACCCTGATTATAGTTATTCTGCATTACTCAAGAAAGTCAAAGTAAACAGAATTGGTGATAGCGATATGATAGAAATTAATTATTCTAGTGGAGATCCTGGCATAGCATATAATACATTAAAGATTCTAAATGAAGAATTTACGTCACAATATCAGGAATTACGTTTTGGAGAAACAAATGATGTAATAAAATTCTATGAAGAAGAATTATCAAGACTCGCTAGAATTTTAAAAATTTCAGAAGACTCACTTACTGAATATAATATAAATAAAAAGATTATTAATTATGAAGAACAGACCAAACAAGTAACAATTATAAATAGCGAATTCGAAACTAAATATCAGGATTTTCTACTAGACTATAATAGTTCTAAAACATTAGTATCAGAACTAGAAAAGCGAATGGACAATCATATTAAATCCCTTCGAAATAATGCAGAATTTATCAATAGACTACAAAATATATCTAAATTAACCTCTAAAATAACTGACTTAGAAACTTTCAATAATGAATCATCCATATCAAAAAATCAGAATTTGAATTCCTATAAAAATCAGTTAAAAAAAGCAGAAAATGATTTTACTATTTTTGCAGAACAGTTTAGCAATCTAAAATTTACTAAAGAGGGAATTGCATCTGAATCAATAATAGAACAATGGCTTGAGCAAATTCTAAAGATGCAAAAAGCAGCTGCTCAGCTTAATGTAATGGACTCTCGTAAAGGATTAATTGATGAACAATATCTCTATTATTCCCCAATAGGTTCAACCTTAAAACGTAAAGAACGAAGTATAAACTTTACTGAGCAAAATTATTTATCTATGCTTAATAGTTTAAATGCCGCTAGGCTACGACAAAAAAATCTACAAATGACCTCTGCTACCTTAAAAATAATGAATCCTCCAGTATATCCTATATCAGCAGAAGCTAACAAAAGAAAGTCAATCGTAATGGCTGTTTTCTTTGGTTGTATATTATTCATTTTAGGTTTCTTCTTAATAATTGAATTATTAGATCGAACTTTAAGAGATAAAGTTCGAACTGAAAAGTTAACATCTTGCAAGGTCATAGGTGCTTTCCCTGAAAATGAGATTGTGCGCTTTAAAAACTTCAATAAAATCCGAAATTTGATTTCCATTAGATATCTAAGTAACACAATACTTTGCTATCTTTCTAACCACCAAATGAATATTATCAATCTGATTAGCACAGAAAATGGAGATGGGAAGTCATATATAGGGAAACAAATTGAAGACTATTGGATATCTATCGGTCTAAATGTAAAACGACTTACATGGCACGAAGATTTCGCTAATGATTCAAGAGAATTTTTACTAGCTCAATCATTGAATGATTTTTATACTTTAGAACACAAATCAGATATTCTGATTATTGAATACCCGCCGTTAAAAGAATGCTCAATACCTATCGGACTGCTGAATGAAGCTAATTTGAATCTGGTAATAGCCAGAGCAAACAGAACATGGAAGTTTACCGATCAACTTCTGTTAGATCAAATAAAGCAAATCGCCAATGCAGAATCCCCTGTCGTTATGTATCTCAATAAAGCTGAAAGAGAGGTTGTGGAAAGCTTTACTGGCCTTCTGCCTCCATCAAATAAAATTAAAAAAATTTTTTATAGATTTTCCCAATTAGGACTAACTGCATCTGAATAA
- a CDS encoding O-antigen ligase family protein has protein sequence MYTFIHNKSKLIKPKILLYVVLLIGIALFYKTTLQKGYYFGAFIACLPFLAIGIFLLLKRPLWSFIFLFITNYFIMGITRYIHFQGGILMDIIILFCFGSILIKATYDNLEWKRMLNPLTLTTFLWVLFCILELLNPKAVPIDDWTSQVRGLAIYPLAIVVLISILLCKYKHLKLILFLWSIFTIIGAFKGYWQKNHGFDSAELYWLYVGGGAKTHFIHSGIRFFSFFTDAGNYGSSMGFSMVVFSIAAIFIKNKWIKIYFSIVALAGGYGMIISGTRGALAAPFAGYILFVALSKNFKMAITGLSVLFFTFLFLNYTTIGNSNKLISRMRTAFDQNDASLNVRLENQKKLREYMADVPFGTSIGFYGKSVNSAHPYYGISKIPSDSWYVRVWIQTGIVGLTLHIFLLSIVILIGGYIILFKIKNEELRGLLIAMLAGTFGILASSYGNELLGQFPNCFLFYTCQALVFMGKYYDKELEEHEQPT, from the coding sequence ATGTATACATTTATACACAATAAGTCTAAATTAATTAAACCTAAAATATTACTTTATGTAGTCTTATTAATAGGTATTGCTTTATTCTACAAAACAACCTTACAAAAAGGATACTATTTCGGAGCCTTTATAGCATGCTTACCATTTCTTGCCATCGGGATTTTTTTATTACTTAAACGTCCTTTATGGAGTTTTATATTTCTTTTTATTACCAATTATTTCATAATGGGAATAACCAGATATATTCACTTTCAGGGAGGCATATTAATGGACATAATTATTTTATTCTGTTTTGGAAGTATTCTCATAAAAGCAACTTATGATAATTTGGAATGGAAAAGAATGCTCAATCCTCTTACCTTAACAACCTTTCTTTGGGTTCTTTTTTGTATATTAGAACTCTTAAATCCTAAAGCTGTTCCTATAGACGATTGGACAAGTCAAGTTCGAGGATTAGCAATTTACCCACTTGCAATTGTTGTTTTAATATCTATTCTACTCTGTAAATATAAACATCTAAAACTTATTCTATTTTTATGGTCGATATTTACAATTATTGGAGCTTTCAAAGGATATTGGCAAAAAAATCATGGCTTTGATTCAGCTGAATTATATTGGTTATATGTAGGAGGAGGAGCAAAAACTCATTTTATTCATAGCGGAATTCGTTTTTTTTCTTTTTTTACCGATGCAGGAAATTACGGATCAAGTATGGGATTTTCAATGGTTGTTTTTTCTATAGCAGCAATTTTTATTAAAAACAAATGGATCAAAATTTATTTTTCTATTGTGGCATTAGCTGGAGGATATGGAATGATTATTTCAGGAACTAGAGGGGCGCTAGCTGCCCCCTTTGCAGGTTATATTCTTTTTGTGGCTTTATCTAAAAACTTTAAAATGGCAATTACAGGTTTATCTGTTCTATTTTTTACTTTTTTATTTCTAAACTATACTACTATAGGAAATAGTAATAAACTTATAAGCCGAATGAGAACAGCATTTGATCAAAATGATGCATCTCTCAATGTAAGATTAGAAAATCAAAAAAAATTAAGAGAATATATGGCAGATGTTCCTTTTGGCACAAGCATTGGCTTCTATGGAAAATCTGTAAATTCAGCTCATCCATATTATGGAATTTCAAAAATCCCAAGTGATTCATGGTACGTAAGAGTTTGGATTCAGACTGGGATCGTAGGGTTAACATTACATATTTTTTTATTATCTATAGTTATTCTTATAGGAGGATACATCATATTATTCAAAATTAAAAATGAAGAATTAAGAGGGCTTTTAATTGCTATGTTGGCTGGTACATTTGGAATTCTAGCTTCATCTTACGGAAATGAACTTTTAGGACAGTTCCCTAATTGCTTTTTATTTTACACATGTCAAGCATTGGTCTTTATGGGAAAATATTACGACAAAGAATTAGAAGAACATGAACAACCCACCTGA
- a CDS encoding glycosyltransferase family 2 protein, with protein MNNPPDLSIITISYNGIKDTGEFIESLQKHVSIPHEIIVVDNASKKNEAEILQQKYPDIITIRSEENLGFSGGNNLGISKAKGKYIFLLNNDTFVEEDTFHYLINRLESSPQIGVVSPKIKFAFPPRNIQFTGYRPLSQITLRNELIGFGEADNGKFGTPIRTPYCHGAAMMVRKEVIEKVGYMPEIYFLYYEELDWSTKIEKAGYELWYEPRCTVYHKESQSTGQQSYLRTFYLTRNRLLYAWRNRHGITRWVSILYQLVVAAPKNALAFLLKGRTDLLKAIFKGIFAFLKLKHKLG; from the coding sequence ATGAACAACCCACCTGATTTATCCATTATAACCATTAGCTACAATGGGATAAAAGATACAGGTGAATTTATTGAATCACTTCAAAAACATGTATCTATTCCTCATGAAATAATTGTGGTCGATAACGCTTCAAAAAAAAATGAGGCGGAAATTTTACAACAGAAATATCCAGATATTATCACTATAAGAAGCGAAGAGAATTTAGGTTTTTCAGGTGGAAACAATCTAGGCATAAGTAAAGCAAAAGGAAAATACATTTTTTTATTAAACAACGATACGTTTGTTGAAGAGGATACTTTTCATTATTTAATTAATAGATTGGAAAGTAGCCCACAAATTGGAGTTGTTTCGCCAAAAATAAAGTTCGCCTTTCCTCCACGCAACATTCAGTTTACCGGTTATAGACCATTAAGTCAAATTACTCTGCGTAATGAACTTATCGGATTTGGAGAAGCAGACAATGGAAAATTTGGCACTCCTATACGTACTCCTTATTGTCACGGTGCAGCTATGATGGTAAGAAAAGAAGTGATAGAAAAAGTAGGATATATGCCCGAAATTTATTTTCTTTACTATGAAGAGCTTGATTGGAGCACCAAAATAGAAAAAGCAGGATATGAATTGTGGTACGAGCCTCGTTGTACAGTATATCACAAGGAGAGTCAAAGTACCGGTCAACAAAGCTACCTGCGTACTTTTTATCTAACCCGCAACCGACTGTTGTACGCCTGGCGTAACAGACACGGAATCACTCGATGGGTATCCATTTTGTACCAACTGGTGGTTGCTGCTCCAAAGAATGCTCTAGCCTTTCTTCTGAAAGGCAGAACGGATTTATTAAAAGCTATATTCAAAGGAATATTCGCGTTTTTAAAATTAAAACATAAACTTGGTTAA
- a CDS encoding glycosyltransferase family 2 protein produces MDGLIILDTIDSILFFLMALSVGYLLIFSAASISKRSYSYPIAKKKYRFLVLFPAYKEDKVIERSVRSFLLQEYPKENYDVVVISDKMEEITNQQLRKLPIDLLIVDFANSSKAKALNFAMDKLEDRDYDMVVILDADNTVQQDFLQQLGNAYECGANVIQAHRMAKNLNTSTAILDAVSEEINNSIFRTGHVKLGLSSALIGSGMAFEYKWLQDNIKKVSSAGEDKELELLLLKQRIYIDYMDDLPVYDEKTQKENAFNNQRRRWLSAQYASLWQALPDLPDAIFTKNIDYCDKIAQWIMLPRVLLIGFIGLLSLITTLIKWEWSIKWWVLLLLLFLALCMAIPDYLVNKQLKKAIWTIPLLAINMFFNLFRMKGVNKKFIHTEHGEHE; encoded by the coding sequence ATGGATGGACTAATAATTTTAGATACGATTGATTCTATACTATTTTTTCTCATGGCACTATCTGTGGGATATCTTCTTATATTTTCCGCAGCAAGCATATCTAAGAGAAGTTATTCTTATCCTATAGCTAAAAAGAAATACCGTTTTTTAGTTTTATTTCCGGCTTATAAAGAAGATAAAGTTATAGAACGGTCTGTGCGGTCCTTCTTGCTACAAGAATATCCAAAAGAAAACTATGATGTTGTTGTGATCTCCGATAAGATGGAAGAAATCACCAATCAACAACTTAGGAAATTACCTATTGATTTACTGATTGTTGACTTTGCAAACAGTTCAAAAGCAAAAGCACTGAACTTTGCAATGGATAAATTGGAAGATCGAGATTATGACATGGTTGTAATTCTGGATGCTGATAACACTGTTCAGCAAGATTTCCTACAACAATTAGGCAATGCGTATGAATGTGGTGCAAACGTTATTCAAGCACATCGTATGGCAAAGAACCTAAATACAAGCACTGCCATACTGGATGCCGTGAGTGAAGAGATTAATAATTCAATATTCAGAACTGGTCATGTAAAATTAGGACTTTCATCCGCTTTAATTGGTTCCGGAATGGCTTTTGAATATAAGTGGCTTCAAGATAATATTAAAAAAGTTTCGTCAGCTGGTGAAGATAAAGAATTGGAATTGCTATTATTAAAACAAAGAATCTATATTGATTATATGGATGATCTGCCTGTTTATGATGAGAAAACACAAAAAGAAAATGCATTCAATAATCAGCGCCGCAGATGGTTATCCGCCCAATATGCCTCTTTATGGCAAGCTTTGCCCGACCTGCCTGATGCTATCTTTACCAAAAACATCGATTATTGTGACAAAATAGCTCAATGGATCATGCTTCCACGAGTGTTACTAATTGGATTTATCGGATTATTATCTTTAATAACCACATTAATAAAATGGGAATGGTCCATAAAATGGTGGGTATTGCTGCTTTTACTTTTTCTGGCTTTATGCATGGCTATTCCAGATTATCTAGTCAACAAACAACTGAAGAAAGCTATTTGGACCATTCCTTTACTTGCTATCAATATGTTTTTCAATTTATTCAGAATGAAAGGAGTCAATAAAAAGTTTATTCACACAGAACATGGTGAACATGAATAG